One bacterium genomic window carries:
- a CDS encoding FAD-dependent oxidoreductase, whose amino-acid sequence MNNKKYALVVCGGGLAGVCAAVSSARYGVKTAIIQDRPVFGGNASSEIRVNIGGAASFNPWARETGIMSEICLKERRINFNYHGSSKTNSNLDLVLYDLLKKENVDMYLNTSVRKAIMKRSDLIEGVLCIELGSERDFVVYGDYFIDATGDGVVAFSSGAEYRIGREGRDEFRESLAPEESDMGIMGSSLMFLVRDVGKKVKFDPPSWIVKYKKDDITLEKRYHLSQPGYWWIEIGEPFDIIHDNEEIKHQLLAHLLGIWDHLKNEGEHGFDNFVLEWVGMVPGKRESRRIIGDYILTENDLKERKKFPDAIAYGGWGIDLHTPGGILAKEEPPEATHTEDPEEYWKQVDKTHVYIYQIPYRCLYSKNIKNLLMAGRNISVSHVALGSTRLMETNALLGQATGIAVYLCKKYNCFPRDITKNYIKQLQQFLLRDGVFIPDVQNEDKNDVFLSSQVKGSSEIPLKIPDENLQLIKLEFPIGQKLPLCGNIKKIIFKIKVLKDTTLNFHLFSSFDLWDFEKGKEIKSVKINVKKNQEIIEIPVNRKLEKGIYWFYFEKNENIYLNEVEDGIPGCCKIIKPGKKWVSKAGINSKNIYFKTIPEIYCFSPENVMSGVSRPEKWTNVWISENKYPQFIEFEFKNEERLNYIQFIFDAVIEKEYHQIPPFYIPESIPAQYKIYSFKNSKWNLLLEEKNNTCYFKRHFFKEIKTKKIKVEFLKTHNKNLKLWEVRGGMWET is encoded by the coding sequence ATGAATAATAAAAAATATGCACTTGTTGTATGTGGTGGAGGACTTGCAGGTGTTTGTGCAGCAGTTTCAAGTGCGAGATATGGAGTAAAAACAGCAATAATTCAAGATAGACCTGTCTTTGGAGGAAATGCATCTTCTGAAATAAGGGTAAATATTGGAGGCGCTGCTTCATTTAATCCATGGGCAAGAGAAACAGGAATAATGAGTGAAATATGTCTTAAAGAAAGAAGAATTAACTTTAATTATCACGGTTCAAGTAAGACAAATTCAAATTTAGACCTCGTTCTTTATGACCTATTAAAAAAAGAAAATGTTGATATGTATTTAAATACTTCTGTAAGAAAAGCAATAATGAAAAGAAGCGACTTAATAGAAGGTGTTTTATGTATTGAATTAGGCAGTGAACGGGATTTTGTTGTTTATGGTGATTATTTTATTGATGCGACAGGAGATGGAGTTGTTGCTTTTTCATCTGGTGCTGAATATCGTATTGGGAGAGAAGGAAGAGATGAATTTAGGGAGTCCCTTGCGCCTGAAGAAAGTGATATGGGAATTATGGGAAGTTCTTTAATGTTTTTAGTAAGAGATGTGGGGAAGAAAGTAAAATTTGACCCACCTTCCTGGATAGTAAAATACAAAAAAGATGATATTACATTAGAGAAAAGATACCATTTATCACAGCCAGGATATTGGTGGATAGAGATTGGAGAGCCGTTTGATATAATACATGATAATGAAGAGATAAAGCATCAATTACTTGCTCATCTTCTTGGTATCTGGGACCACCTTAAAAATGAAGGAGAACATGGTTTTGATAATTTTGTTCTTGAATGGGTTGGGATGGTACCTGGAAAAAGAGAAAGTAGAAGAATTATTGGTGATTACATTTTAACTGAAAATGATTTAAAGGAAAGGAAAAAATTCCCAGATGCAATTGCTTATGGTGGATGGGGTATAGACCTTCATACTCCTGGGGGTATTTTAGCAAAAGAAGAACCGCCAGAAGCAACTCATACAGAAGACCCGGAAGAATACTGGAAACAGGTTGATAAAACACATGTTTATATTTACCAAATTCCTTATAGGTGCTTATATTCAAAAAACATTAAAAATTTATTGATGGCAGGAAGAAATATAAGTGTTTCTCATGTTGCATTAGGGTCAACACGGCTTATGGAGACAAATGCTTTACTTGGACAAGCAACAGGAATTGCTGTATATCTATGTAAAAAATATAATTGTTTCCCGAGAGATATTACAAAAAATTACATAAAACAACTTCAACAATTTCTTTTAAGAGATGGTGTTTTCATTCCAGATGTCCAAAATGAAGATAAAAATGATGTATTTCTTTCTTCACAAGTTAAAGGCAGTTCAGAAATTCCGCTTAAAATTCCTGATGAAAATTTACAACTAATAAAATTGGAATTTCCAATTGGACAAAAACTTCCTTTATGTGGAAATATTAAAAAAATTATTTTCAAAATAAAGGTATTGAAAGATACAACATTAAACTTTCATCTTTTTTCATCTTTTGACTTATGGGATTTTGAAAAAGGAAAAGAGATAAAGTCAGTAAAAATTAATGTTAAAAAAAATCAAGAAATAATTGAAATTCCTGTAAATAGAAAACTTGAAAAAGGAATATACTGGTTTTATTTTGAAAAAAATGAAAACATATATCTAAATGAAGTAGAAGATGGGATTCCTGGCTGCTGTAAAATAATAAAGCCAGGTAAAAAATGGGTCTCAAAAGCAGGAATAAATTCTAAAAATATCTATTTTAAAACTATTCCTGAAATTTATTGTTTTTCACCAGAAAATGTGATGAGTGGCGTTTCAAGACCTGAAAAATGGACAAATGTCTGGATTTCTGAAAATAAATATCCACAATTTATTGAATTTGAATTTAAAAATGAAGAAAGGTTAAATTATATTCAGTTTATTTTTGATGCAGTTATTGAAAAAGAATATCACCAGATTCCACCTTTTTATATTCCTGAGTCAATTCCTGCACAATATAAAATTTACTCTTTTAAAAATTCAAAATGGAACTTATTATTAGAGGAAAAAAATAATACCTGTTATTTTAAGAGACATTTTTTCAAAGAAATAAAAACAAAGAAAATAAAAGTTGAATTTTTAAAGACGCATAATAAGAACTTGAAATTGTGGGAAGTAAGAGGCGGGATGTGGGAAACATAA
- a CDS encoding Glu/Leu/Phe/Val dehydrogenase — protein MEGKINLFQMAQKQLDKSFEKLNLDTNIQSILRVPMKEIHISIPVKMDNGNINIFKGFRVQYNNALGPFKGGIRFHPNETIDTIKALSCWMTWKCAVANLPFGGGKGGVICEPRNMSDRELEKLSRGYIDLLSDEIGPEKDIPAPDVYTNSKIMGWMMDEFSKIKGVNSPGVITGKPICIGGSQGREDATARGAIYCVREASKYLNMDLSNTTVAISGYGNAGSHMAILMKEIFGSKIVAVSDSRGGIYNKDGLDPKGVLEYKYKNNSLMDFPDAENITNEELLELKVDILCPSSLEGIITEKNANNIKCKVIAELANGPTNPSADEILFERGVTIIPDILCNSGGVIVSYFEWVQNICGYYWPLKKVYQNLDRQITTAFKNVMSMAIKNNICLRTSAYMVAVKKVVEAMKSRGWV, from the coding sequence ATGGAAGGGAAAATAAACCTTTTTCAAATGGCTCAAAAACAATTAGATAAGTCATTTGAAAAATTAAATTTAGATACCAATATACAAAGTATTTTGAGAGTGCCGATGAAAGAAATTCATATTTCAATTCCAGTAAAAATGGATAATGGAAATATAAATATCTTTAAAGGTTTTAGAGTCCAATACAATAATGCATTAGGTCCATTTAAAGGAGGAATAAGGTTTCATCCAAATGAGACAATTGATACTATAAAAGCACTGTCTTGCTGGATGACATGGAAATGTGCAGTTGCCAATCTTCCATTTGGGGGAGGTAAAGGTGGAGTTATATGTGAACCAAGAAATATGTCAGATAGGGAATTAGAAAAATTAAGTAGAGGATATATTGACTTATTATCTGATGAGATAGGACCTGAAAAAGATATTCCTGCTCCTGATGTCTACACAAATTCCAAAATTATGGGATGGATGATGGATGAATTCTCAAAAATTAAAGGGGTTAATTCACCTGGTGTCATTACCGGGAAACCAATATGTATTGGTGGTTCACAAGGTAGAGAAGATGCAACTGCAAGAGGAGCAATTTATTGTGTAAGAGAAGCATCAAAGTATTTAAATATGGACTTATCCAATACAACTGTTGCTATCAGTGGATATGGAAATGCTGGTTCTCACATGGCTATTCTAATGAAAGAAATTTTTGGTTCTAAAATTGTTGCTGTGAGCGATTCAAGAGGAGGAATTTATAACAAAGATGGTTTGGACCCAAAAGGTGTATTAGAATATAAATATAAGAACAATTCTTTAATGGATTTTCCTGATGCAGAAAATATTACAAATGAAGAGCTATTGGAATTGAAAGTTGATATTTTATGCCCGTCTTCATTAGAAGGAATAATAACAGAAAAAAACGCTAATAATATCAAATGTAAAGTAATAGCAGAACTTGCAAATGGTCCTACAAATCCTTCTGCGGATGAAATTCTTTTTGAAAGAGGGGTTACTATAATTCCAGATATTTTGTGTAATAGCGGAGGAGTTATTGTTTCCTATTTTGAATGGGTTCAAAACATATGTGGATATTATTGGCCACTAAAAAAAGTTTATCAGAATTTAGATAGACAGATTACAACTGCTTTTAAAAATGTTATGAGTATGGCAATAAAAAATAATATCTGTTTAAGAACTTCTGCTTATATGGTTGCTGTAAAAAAAGTGGTAGAAGCAATGAAATCAAGGGGTTGGGTATAA
- a CDS encoding bifunctional nuclease family protein — MMVKVEVEGVVLNLVTHSPIVILKSKKDEILPIVIGIFEAQAILMVLEKSSFPRPLTHDLIKNIIEILGGKITKVEIYSIKENIYFANLIIEYNGKTETIDCRPSDGIALALRFGADIYADENLLEKAEIIKYYEGQDFVSSNKFNKPIDKKEAEEFRKLIENISAKDFWEKLKGEGK, encoded by the coding sequence ATGATGGTAAAAGTTGAAGTAGAGGGAGTTGTTTTGAATTTGGTTACACATTCACCTATTGTGATTTTAAAAAGTAAGAAAGATGAAATTTTGCCAATTGTAATAGGAATTTTTGAAGCACAGGCAATTCTTATGGTCCTTGAAAAAAGTTCTTTTCCGAGACCCTTAACACACGACCTTATAAAAAATATCATTGAAATACTTGGAGGGAAAATTACAAAAGTAGAAATATATTCAATAAAAGAAAATATTTATTTTGCCAATTTAATAATTGAGTATAATGGAAAAACAGAAACAATTGATTGCAGACCAAGTGATGGGATAGCACTTGCTTTGAGATTTGGTGCTGATATTTATGCTGATGAGAATTTACTTGAAAAGGCAGAAATTATAAAATATTATGAAGGACAGGATTTTGTTAGTTCAAATAAATTTAATAAACCAATTGATAAAAAAGAAGCAGAAGAATTTAGAAAATTAATTGAAAATATATCTGCAAAAGATTTCTGGGAAAAACTAAAAGGGGAGGGCAAATGA
- a CDS encoding YebC/PmpR family DNA-binding transcriptional regulator, giving the protein MSGHSKWHSIKHKKMATDQKRGKIFTKLIKEIMVAAKAGGPNPESNARLRLAIEKAKEYNMPNDNIQRAIKKGTGEEGGMNYETVYYEGYGPGGVAIYMEAVTDNKNRTASEIRSLFTRHNGNLGGQGSVAWIFERKGFITVKKDKCSEDKLLEIVLESGAEDMSAEKDVYEITTSPENFEKVKKALEENNIEIESSSFTLIPKNTVKVEGKTAEQLLRLLDELEDNEDVQNVYANFDMPDEILEGISK; this is encoded by the coding sequence ATGAGTGGACATTCTAAATGGCATAGTATAAAGCATAAGAAAATGGCAACTGACCAGAAGAGAGGGAAAATTTTTACTAAATTGATAAAAGAAATAATGGTAGCAGCAAAAGCAGGAGGGCCAAATCCTGAATCAAATGCCCGATTGCGGCTTGCAATTGAAAAAGCAAAAGAATATAACATGCCAAATGATAATATTCAAAGGGCAATAAAAAAAGGGACTGGTGAAGAAGGAGGGATGAATTATGAGACAGTTTATTATGAGGGTTATGGTCCAGGAGGAGTGGCAATTTATATGGAAGCAGTTACTGATAACAAAAATAGGACTGCTTCTGAAATAAGGTCTTTATTCACAAGACATAATGGGAATTTAGGAGGACAGGGAAGTGTTGCATGGATATTTGAGAGAAAGGGATTTATTACTGTGAAAAAGGACAAATGTTCAGAAGATAAATTACTTGAGATTGTGTTGGAAAGTGGCGCTGAGGATATGTCGGCAGAAAAAGATGTATACGAAATAACAACAAGTCCTGAAAATTTTGAAAAGGTAAAAAAGGCACTTGAAGAAAATAATATTGAAATTGAGAGTTCAAGTTTTACACTAATTCCAAAAAATACTGTTAAAGTTGAAGGAAAAACTGCAGAACAATTATTGCGACTATTAGATGAACTTGAAGATAATGAAGATGTCCAGAATGTTTATGCGAATTTTGATATGCCAGATGAAATCCTTGAAGGAATTTCAAAATAA
- the smpB gene encoding SsrA-binding protein SmpB, whose amino-acid sequence MGNIIRKIENRKAYHDYEIIEKVESGIVLKGSEVKALREGRGNLKDSYAKVINGEMYLFNFYISPYPNSFEKINPLRKKKLLLHKKQIIKWKQKMEEKGLTIVPLSVYFNTEGFAKVELALAKGKKLYDKRKAIKERYIKREIERKIKEKGI is encoded by the coding sequence GTGGGAAACATAATAAGAAAGATAGAAAACAGAAAAGCATATCATGACTATGAAATAATTGAAAAAGTAGAAAGTGGTATTGTTTTAAAAGGGAGCGAAGTAAAAGCATTGAGAGAAGGAAGAGGTAATCTTAAAGATAGTTATGCAAAAGTAATAAATGGAGAGATGTACTTATTTAATTTTTATATTTCTCCATATCCAAACTCATTTGAAAAAATCAATCCACTAAGAAAGAAAAAATTACTTTTACACAAAAAACAAATAATTAAATGGAAACAAAAAATGGAAGAGAAGGGCTTGACAATAGTCCCTCTTTCTGTCTATTTTAATACTGAGGGATTTGCGAAAGTTGAACTTGCATTAGCAAAAGGCAAAAAATTATATGATAAAAGAAAAGCGATAAAAGAAAGATACATAAAAAGAGAAATAGAAAGAAAAATAAAAGAGAAAGGGATATAA
- the ruvB gene encoding Holliday junction branch migration DNA helicase RuvB, which translates to MEKEITSPMAGNEDKQFEQKLRPLTLDEFIGQDKIKENLKVFISAAKERKEVLDHVLFYGPPGIGKTTLAYIIANEMGVNIKSTSGPVLEKAGDLAGILTNLEFSDVFFVDEIHRLSRNVEEYLYSAMEDFVIDIMIGEGPKAKSVKIPIKPFTFIGATTRMGLITSPLRNRFGILHRLDYYANSEIEKIIKRSAKILNIEITDEGTKEIAKRSRGTPRVANRLLRRVRDFAQVKGKGIIDKEIAVYSLNQMDVDEEGLDEMDKKILEVIITKFNGGPVGIKSISIAVGEEPSTIEEVYESFLVRKGFIKKTQQGRVATYQAYKHLGVDKKTPDDLF; encoded by the coding sequence ATGGAAAAAGAAATTACATCTCCAATGGCAGGAAATGAAGATAAACAATTTGAGCAGAAGTTAAGACCATTAACTCTTGATGAATTTATAGGACAGGATAAGATAAAAGAAAATTTAAAAGTCTTTATTTCTGCTGCAAAAGAAAGAAAAGAGGTTTTAGACCATGTTCTTTTTTATGGGCCTCCTGGAATTGGGAAAACAACACTTGCTTATATAATAGCAAATGAAATGGGTGTTAATATAAAAAGTACATCAGGACCTGTACTTGAAAAAGCAGGAGACCTTGCAGGAATTCTAACAAATTTAGAATTTTCAGATGTTTTTTTTGTTGATGAAATACATCGCCTTTCAAGAAATGTTGAAGAATATCTTTATAGTGCAATGGAGGACTTTGTTATAGATATAATGATTGGTGAAGGTCCAAAAGCAAAATCAGTAAAAATCCCTATAAAACCATTTACATTTATTGGAGCAACAACAAGAATGGGACTTATAACTTCTCCTTTAAGAAACAGATTTGGGATATTGCATCGTCTTGATTATTATGCAAATTCAGAAATAGAAAAAATTATAAAAAGGTCAGCAAAAATTTTAAATATTGAAATAACAGATGAAGGAACTAAAGAAATAGCAAAAAGGTCAAGAGGAACACCAAGAGTTGCAAATCGTCTTTTAAGAAGAGTAAGGGATTTTGCACAGGTTAAAGGAAAAGGAATAATTGATAAAGAAATTGCAGTTTATTCATTAAACCAGATGGATGTTGATGAAGAAGGACTTGATGAAATGGATAAAAAAATTCTTGAAGTTATAATAACAAAATTTAATGGTGGTCCTGTTGGAATAAAAAGTATATCAATTGCTGTTGGAGAAGAGCCATCAACAATTGAAGAGGTCTATGAAAGTTTTCTTGTCCGAAAGGGATTTATTAAAAAAACACAACAGGGACGAGTTGCAACATACCAAGCATATAAACATTTAGGAGTTGATAAAAAAACACCTGATGATCTCTTTTAA
- the ruvC gene encoding crossover junction endodeoxyribonuclease RuvC — protein sequence MRTLGIDPGIWKVGYGIVEKKGNCFSVISTGFIVPPKNLKYKDKFSHIAKEVEKILENANMDFVAIEEIYIAKNVQIALKIGQVIGIIEAIAMRHNIDFETIPPREVKKCLTGIGSADKGQVKFMVETITGYKNFKNVDESDAVAVAISSFYLKEENDLLYKWKDS from the coding sequence TTGAGAACATTAGGAATTGACCCGGGTATATGGAAAGTTGGCTATGGAATTGTAGAAAAAAAAGGGAATTGTTTTTCTGTTATTTCAACTGGCTTTATAGTCCCACCAAAAAATTTGAAATATAAAGATAAATTTTCACATATAGCAAAGGAAGTTGAAAAAATTTTAGAAAATGCAAATATGGATTTTGTTGCAATTGAGGAAATATACATAGCAAAAAATGTTCAAATTGCTTTAAAAATTGGACAGGTAATTGGAATAATTGAGGCAATTGCAATGAGACATAATATTGATTTTGAGACAATACCTCCAAGAGAAGTGAAAAAATGTTTAACAGGAATTGGTTCCGCTGATAAAGGGCAGGTTAAATTTATGGTTGAAACAATAACTGGATATAAAAATTTTAAAAATGTTGATGAGAGTGATGCAGTTGCAGTTGCAATTTCATCCTTTTATTTAAAAGAAGAAAATGATTTATTATATAAATGGAAAGATAGTTGA
- the fusA gene encoding elongation factor G: MGKIYNIGLFGESKSGKTTLGESLLLQAGAIDRMGTTNQGNTVLDFEAEEKERQISISLAVAYFKKNDNIFYIVDTPGYMDFIGEQISGIEGVDIAVINIGSDIGIDVGTEKLWEIIKGKNIPSFIFVNKIDVSDINLNSLWSEIESFFGKKLALITYPIKKGDNFEIVNILQNQVEEDIKGLFQKTMDAIAELDDNVMEKYLEEGKLEKEEISKCLKQGILKAEIMPVLFGSSLKLIGIKELFDFIQNYLPSTDELPPVKGIGPDEKEIERERKAEVPLSGKVIKTNFDPLAGRLSYLRVFSGVLQSNSQIFNSSKNIKERIGQLYRMMGKKQEPVESVLPGEIVTVTKLQETETFDSFSDPSSPIVFKKPNIPTGAVSYSITPKIKGTEDKLGNALNKIVEEDLTINVFRDEETGETLLTGIGDLHIEITTKKFKNKFGVEVEKGIPKIAYKETITKEVNAEGKFKKQTGGRGQYGHCFIKIEPLPRGSGFEFVDKIFGGAIPRQYIPSVEKGIRQAMKKGVLAGYPLVDFRVTLYDGTYHPVDSSDIAFQVAGSMALQKGVQDAGPILLEPIVNVEIRVPQEFVGDVIGTINAKRGKVLDMTIIGKNQVIKGQVPLSEMANYTNELRSITSGKGSYSISFSHYEPVPSYIAEKIIAERKKEKEKVQ; encoded by the coding sequence ATGGGAAAAATTTACAACATAGGACTTTTTGGAGAAAGCAAATCAGGAAAAACAACATTAGGAGAAAGTTTGCTTTTACAAGCGGGTGCTATTGATAGAATGGGAACTACCAATCAAGGAAATACAGTCCTTGATTTTGAAGCAGAAGAGAAAGAGCGGCAGATAAGTATTAGTTTGGCAGTGGCATATTTCAAAAAAAACGACAATATTTTTTATATTGTTGATACTCCTGGTTATATGGATTTTATAGGAGAACAAATTTCAGGTATAGAAGGGGTAGATATTGCTGTTATAAATATAGGAAGTGATATCGGTATTGATGTTGGAACTGAAAAATTATGGGAAATAATAAAAGGTAAAAATATCCCTTCATTTATATTTGTAAATAAAATTGATGTTTCTGATATTAACTTAAATTCTCTCTGGTCAGAAATAGAGTCATTTTTTGGAAAAAAGTTAGCCCTAATTACATATCCTATAAAAAAGGGAGATAATTTTGAGATAGTGAATATTTTACAAAATCAAGTAGAAGAAGATATAAAAGGACTTTTTCAGAAAACAATGGATGCTATTGCTGAACTTGATGATAATGTAATGGAAAAATATTTAGAAGAAGGGAAATTAGAAAAGGAAGAAATTTCAAAATGTTTAAAACAGGGAATTTTAAAAGCAGAAATTATGCCTGTCCTTTTTGGTTCTTCTTTGAAGTTAATTGGTATAAAAGAATTATTTGATTTTATACAGAATTACTTACCTTCAACAGATGAACTGCCCCCTGTAAAAGGGATAGGTCCTGATGAAAAAGAAATTGAAAGAGAAAGAAAAGCTGAAGTTCCATTAAGCGGAAAAGTTATAAAAACAAACTTTGACCCATTGGCAGGTCGTCTTTCTTATTTAAGGGTTTTTTCTGGTGTATTGCAATCAAATTCACAAATTTTTAATTCTTCAAAAAATATAAAAGAACGAATTGGGCAGTTATATAGAATGATGGGAAAAAAGCAGGAACCAGTAGAAAGTGTTTTACCAGGAGAAATTGTTACTGTTACCAAATTACAGGAGACAGAAACTTTTGACTCCTTTTCTGACCCTTCATCCCCAATTGTTTTTAAAAAGCCCAATATACCAACTGGGGCTGTTTCTTACTCAATTACACCAAAAATTAAAGGGACAGAAGATAAATTGGGAAATGCTCTTAATAAAATAGTTGAAGAGGATTTAACAATAAATGTTTTTAGAGATGAAGAAACAGGAGAAACATTACTCACCGGTATTGGAGATTTACACATTGAAATTACAACAAAAAAATTTAAAAATAAGTTTGGAGTGGAAGTTGAAAAAGGAATTCCCAAAATTGCCTATAAAGAGACCATTACAAAGGAAGTTAATGCAGAAGGAAAATTTAAGAAGCAAACAGGTGGAAGAGGACAATATGGACATTGTTTTATAAAAATTGAACCACTCCCAAGAGGCAGTGGTTTTGAGTTTGTTGATAAAATTTTTGGAGGTGCAATTCCAAGACAATATATTCCTTCTGTTGAAAAAGGTATCAGACAGGCAATGAAAAAAGGGGTTCTGGCTGGTTATCCATTGGTTGATTTTAGAGTTACTCTTTATGATGGAACATATCATCCAGTTGACTCATCGGATATTGCTTTTCAGGTTGCTGGTTCTATGGCTCTACAAAAAGGTGTACAGGACGCTGGCCCTATTTTACTTGAACCAATTGTAAATGTTGAAATAAGAGTCCCACAGGAATTTGTTGGCGATGTTATAGGAACAATAAATGCAAAAAGAGGCAAGGTATTAGATATGACAATCATCGGGAAAAATCAGGTAATAAAGGGACAGGTTCCACTTTCTGAAATGGCAAATTATACAAATGAATTAAGGTCTATCACAAGCGGGAAAGGGAGTTATTCAATATCTTTTTCTCATTATGAACCAGTACCTTCTTACATTGCAGAAAAAATTATAGCAGAAAGAAAAAAAGAAAAGGAGAAAGTTCAATAA
- the ruvA gene encoding Holliday junction branch migration protein RuvA — MIYYINGKIVEKNPIKVVVEKDGIGYVVNVSLQTSENIGNPGDDVKLYTVLKIADEDINLYGFSTDHEREFFLLLIGVPNIGPKVALRILSGSSVEEIYNAISNEDPSFFTKIPGVGKKTGERLIVELKQKIEKIELVPSVESIKTDRELFSNAVDALTVLGYKRAEAISSVKKILSQFNNKSLTLEEVIRETLKKL, encoded by the coding sequence ATGATTTATTATATAAATGGAAAGATAGTTGAAAAAAATCCAATTAAAGTTGTTGTTGAAAAAGATGGAATAGGATATGTTGTAAATGTATCTCTTCAAACATCTGAAAATATAGGAAATCCAGGAGACGATGTTAAACTTTATACTGTTTTGAAAATTGCTGATGAAGATATAAATTTATATGGATTTTCTACAGATCATGAAAGGGAATTTTTTCTTCTTTTAATTGGAGTGCCAAATATAGGACCAAAAGTTGCTTTAAGAATTTTATCTGGCTCATCAGTTGAAGAAATATACAATGCAATATCAAATGAGGACCCCTCTTTTTTTACAAAAATCCCAGGAGTTGGTAAAAAAACAGGAGAAAGATTGATAGTTGAATTGAAACAAAAAATTGAGAAAATTGAACTTGTTCCATCAGTAGAAAGTATAAAAACCGATAGAGAACTTTTCTCAAATGCAGTTGATGCTTTAACTGTTTTAGGATATAAAAGAGCAGAAGCAATTTCATCAGTTAAAAAAATATTATCTCAATTTAATAACAAGAGTTTAACATTAGAGGAAGTTATAAGAGAGACATTAAAAAAACTATAA